The Marasmius oreades isolate 03SP1 chromosome 11, whole genome shotgun sequence genome includes a region encoding these proteins:
- a CDS encoding uncharacterized protein (BUSCO:EOG09263POH), with protein sequence MGMLPKIPPHLMTLADLTVPQINRLLAHSFYSKQLSKPWLKPHTPNTKKHSLKLPSQSLFNKTVALLFSKRSTRTRVSAETSATLLGGRALFLGKEDIQLGVNESPRDTARVIGGMCEGIFARVGDHTEIEELAKYSPVPVINALSSLWHPTQILADLLTLHEHAHEFAPATQKDDLSHLQTSIKARKHQKVQSFPDLRPLTVAYIGDSANVLHDMLVTYPRLGHQLRVASPEKYRAPPEVWKKVEELECDKGIWWGTDPREAVNGADVVITDTWISMGQEAEKAQRLQDFDGYQVTEALCREGGANPDWKFMHCLPRKQDEVDDEVFYGPRSLVFPEADNRKWTIMAIFDLFVGKWSIEDKREGKTEGSN encoded by the exons ATGGGGATGCTTCCCAAAATTCCGCCACATTTGATGACACTGGCTGACCTTACAGTTCCCCAAATCAATCGTTTACTCGCACATTCCTTCTATTCCAAGCAATTAAGCAAACCTTGGCTGAAACCCCATACTCCCAATACCAAGAAGCATTCATTGAAATTACCTTCCCAAAGCCTTTTCAACAAAACTGTTGCTTTACTCTTTTCGAAAAGGAGTACACGAACCCGTGTATCTGCAGAGACAAGTGCCACCCTTCTTGGGGGACGGGCACTTTTTTTGGGGAAGGAAGATATACAGTTAGGTGTAAACGAGAGCCCTAGGGACACTGCCAGGGTAATTGGGGGAATGTGCGAAGGTATCTTTGCTCGCGTTGGTGATCATACAGAAATTGAA GAACTTGCGAAATACTCTCCCGTTCCTGTAATAAACGCCCTCTCTTCTCTGTGGCACCCTACCCAAATTCTCGCTGATCTTTTAACGTTACACGAACATGCACACGAGTTCGCACCTGCAACACAAAAGGATGACCTTTCTCATCTCCAAACGTCGATAAAAGCGCGAAAACACCAAAAAGTGCAAAGTTTCCCCGACCTCAGGCCTCTTACTGTCGCTTATATCGGTGATTCCGCTAACGTGTTGCACGATATGCTGGTCACCTACCCGAGGTTAGGACATCAACTTCGTGTGGCGAGCCCGGAGAAATATAGGGCTCCTCCTGAAGTTTGGAAAAAGGTAGAGGAACTCGAATGTGACAAGGGAATCTGGTGGGGAACTGATCCCCGTGAAGCCGTGAATGGTGCAGATGTAGTCATCACAGACACTTG GATTTCGATGGGGCAGGAAGCGGAGAAAGCTCAGAGGTTGCAAGATTTCGACGGCTACCAAGTGACTGAGGCCCTTTGCCGGGAAGGAGGTGCTAACCCTGACTGGAAGTTCATGCACTGCCTACCCAGGAAGCAAGATGAAGTTGACGATGAG GTCTTCTATGGTCCCCGGTCCCTCGTCTTTCCAGAGGCGGACAATCGCAAATGGACCATCATGGCCATCTTCGA CCTCTTTGTCGGAAAATGGAGTATTGAGGACAAACGTGAAGGAAAAACGGAAGGATCGAACTAG
- a CDS encoding uncharacterized protein (CAZy:GT69) — MAIPLLRRRVSFVRLCFLVGVLVFFRLTFFSSSHSSSHSFSTSHSHQIEEHNFIERNTRPDKSLNVQKHKFLQARMGREERDDWLNPVIRNGMEDYWDRFQLPYILNRDTSAVDAQHVSSAIEQLLSLNGWVAALCTTLTRPFGQNKNEDLYDELIRQDHLYFIAIVIHSADHFLVDQLAVIVQLAKRLGTNNIFVSMLDYDSVDSTETLTDLCEATLTLLGVPFRIRRVPGMTEDAAAAYYPLEEAHMRNLALEPLKELDVKRGIRFHRVIWLKGFTCPNDILETIKVSFANEAAMVCGMDWAEHNGFFIFSDRWRTRDIEGDQFRQSKSSSKPDAVPPRDKVGAARYAQHLPFQVFCCESGTHVVDPAQSYYKGISYRAGTDFQNLSRSDPVVDRGPNAPCLDSSQAWFCRDLWVGTARDGMQGSSSNGFVAGIRKRMVEVASRDPLMYKARGEAREKDGAVVRLRKREEPVEQKEEERDDKAGENVLIKEKDGDGVREADVHVIDADGMPKKLEEVDDDARPKREAKVEDADANAGSDYDAISDEEGGGVVPKADHGKLSIPNSVFRPAKILVNPRCPTTYAGVSHTQLALDLFGDGDDIAAKGVRKYVLENWEGAPESFVCQEQRQTGGRKAPKTQRRLGFSIHDELQK; from the exons ATGGCAATCCCATTGCTTCGTCGGCGTGTTAGCTTTGTCCGGTTGTGCTTTCTCGTTGGTGTTCTCGTATTCTTTCGTTTAACATTCTTTTCATCCTCGCATTCTTCGTCACATTCTTTTTCGACATCGCATTCGCATCAGATTGAAGAACATAATTTTATTGAGCGGAATACTAGGCCAGACAAGTCACTAAATGTTCAAAAGCACAAGTTTTTACAAGCTCGTATGGGGAGGGAGGAGAGGGACGACTGGCTGAATCCGGTTATTCGCAACGGGATGGAGGATTATTGGGACCGATTCCAGCTGCCATA CATTTTGAATCGAGATACATCCGCTGTGGACGCTCAGCACGTTTCAAGCGCGATCGAACAACTTCTTTCTCTCAATGGTTGGGTTGCTGCTCTCTGCACTACTCTCACTAGACCTTTCGGTCAGAACAAAAACGAGGACCTTTACGACGAACTCATCCGACAAGACCATCTATACTTTATTGCCATTGTCATACATTCTGCCGACCACTTCCTTGTCGACCAACTTGCAGTTATCGTGCAGCTCGCGAAGCGACTTGGGACAAACAACATTTTCGTGTCCATGCTTGACTACGACTCAGTAGACTCAACAGAAACCTTGACCGACCTCTGTGAAGCCACTTTGACATTACTAGGGGTGCCATTCAGGATTCGAAGGGTACCTGGCATGACCGAGGATGCCGCTGCCGCGTATTATCCATTGGAGGAGGCGCACATGCGAAATTTGGCGTTGGAGCCTCTAAAGGAACTCGACGTAAAGAGAGGGATACGTTTTCACCGAGTGATTTGGCTCAAGGGATTCACATGTCCCAATGATATTCTGGAGACGATAAAAGTCAGTTTTGCGAACGAAGCGGCGATGGTGTGTGGCATGGACTGGGCTGAGCATAACGGGTTCTTTATTTTTTCTGACAG ATGGCGGACTCGAGATATTGAAGGCGACCAATTTCGTCAATCGAAatcttcttcaaaaccagACGCCGTACCTCCCCGAGATAAAGTGGGTGCCGCCAGATATGCGCAACATCTACCCTTCCAGGTGTTTTGTTGTGAGTCTGGCACGCACGTCGTGGACCCTGCACAATCATATTACAAGGGCATATCGTACCGTGCAGGAACTGATTTCCAGAATCTCAGTCGCTCTGACCCAGTGGTCGATAGAGGTCCAAACGCCCCTTGTCTCGACAGCAGTCAGGCCTGGTTCTGTCGTGACCTGTGGGTAGGAACTGCTAGGGATGGAATGCAAGGCTCGTCAAGCAATGGCTTCGTGGCAGGAATACGCAAACGGATGGTTGAGGTAGCCAGCCGTGATCCTCTCATGTACAAAGCCCGCGGAGAAGCGAGGGAAAAGGACGGTGCCGTTGTACGTCTCAGGAAAAGGGAGGAACCTGTCGAGCagaaagaagaggaaagagaTGACAAAGCAGGGGAAAATGTGTTGATTAAAGAAAAGGATGGTGATGGGGTTCGAGAGGCTGACGTCCATGTTATTGACGCGGATGGGATGCCTAAAAAGTTGGAGGAGGTGGATGATGATGCGAGGCCCAAGAGGGAAGCCAAAGTGGAGGACGCGGATGCCAATGCGGGATCAGACTACGATGCTATTAGTGACGAGGAGGGCGGAGGAGTGGTTCCAAAGGCAGATCATGGCAAGCTTTCCATTCCCAACTCGGTCTTCCGTCCCGCAAAGATCTTGGTTAATCCTCGCTGTCCGACAACTTATGCTGGAGTCAGTCATACGCAGCTGGCGTTGGATTTGTTTGGAGATGGAGACGATATTGCTGCTAAAGGTGTTCGGAAGTACGTCCTCGAAAATTGGGAAGGAGCTCCCGAGAGCTTCGTGTGTCAAGAACAACG ACAAACGGGTGGCAGGAAAGCTCCTAAGACCCAAAGGCGGCTTGGATTCTCGATTCATGATGAATTACAGAAATAG